A window of the Deltaproteobacteria bacterium genome harbors these coding sequences:
- a CDS encoding O-antigen ligase family protein, whose product MKTISSSLRKLRGFSPSFVLLLIWWQALYWTYSTAWPRPFDDWKNTLFYVGSGLFALWFLWRDRASLQFRLNAPFLFFIGYLLACLISLNKPVYEEWLAIARLILWGGTVWLLTRTSNAEWKFLIKMAVLSAALIALLNWLSLHGIDPWPHFPREIYPPIGHMTYYGDFIGLHLPFALYLIWVSGKWRERLLWLSALALLVAGLWISGTRASLVGIFSAFVLGGILSVTSGIISWKRLSLIGMVLMALFGVVHQLQPQGRRDQPTFERLRLIFQGGKDPNISDRLLEYGATLKMIEQKPLKGWGIGSFRFVYPEFGQPSIFSWFYHPHNEVLHQASEVGFVGLFFFLFFWGWFFVWGAKKVAHPIDRSNKIELIVPLMGITVGLMSWQFSTTFLSPLIRSLTALYLAIFLKGILPVDKVKSHKAFGFFFGVVLFLATLFLAAYQASLYAVAKSYYQQDAVQGKRWVDLAYRLAPGAFDPLLRIVETETGQEDYLYAEQKIRLLYQEYPHVSWALFYQAMLERERNHTESAIGLLQHALENAAFFERARSELELLKKRRHH is encoded by the coding sequence ATGAAAACGATTTCATCCTCGCTGCGAAAATTGAGAGGCTTCTCACCTAGTTTTGTCCTCCTCTTAATCTGGTGGCAGGCGCTCTACTGGACCTATTCGACCGCCTGGCCACGGCCTTTTGATGATTGGAAGAATACTTTATTCTATGTTGGTTCCGGCCTCTTTGCACTTTGGTTCCTCTGGCGCGATCGGGCCTCTCTCCAGTTTCGTTTGAACGCGCCGTTTCTTTTTTTCATCGGTTATCTTTTGGCCTGTCTGATCTCTCTCAATAAACCGGTCTACGAGGAGTGGCTCGCAATCGCGCGTCTGATCTTATGGGGAGGAACGGTCTGGCTTTTGACCCGAACAAGCAATGCTGAGTGGAAGTTCCTGATCAAAATGGCTGTTCTCTCAGCCGCCCTGATCGCACTTTTGAATTGGCTCAGCCTGCATGGGATCGATCCATGGCCCCATTTTCCGAGGGAGATCTACCCACCGATTGGGCATATGACCTACTACGGGGATTTTATCGGGCTTCACCTGCCGTTTGCCCTCTATCTCATTTGGGTTTCTGGGAAATGGAGGGAGAGGCTTCTTTGGTTGAGTGCATTGGCTTTGCTTGTTGCTGGCCTCTGGATCTCGGGGACCCGTGCAAGTCTCGTCGGTATTTTCTCAGCCTTTGTTCTGGGCGGGATTCTTTCGGTTACTTCAGGGATTATTTCTTGGAAGAGGCTCTCACTTATCGGGATGGTTTTGATGGCGCTTTTCGGGGTTGTCCATCAACTCCAGCCGCAGGGGAGACGGGATCAACCGACATTCGAGAGGTTAAGGCTGATCTTCCAGGGGGGGAAGGACCCGAACATTTCAGATCGTCTTTTGGAATATGGTGCGACCTTAAAGATGATCGAGCAAAAGCCCCTGAAGGGGTGGGGGATTGGGAGTTTTCGGTTTGTTTATCCTGAGTTTGGCCAGCCCTCCATTTTTAGCTGGTTTTATCACCCCCACAACGAGGTTTTGCACCAAGCCTCTGAGGTTGGATTCGTTGGTTTGTTTTTCTTCTTATTTTTTTGGGGCTGGTTTTTTGTTTGGGGAGCAAAGAAAGTGGCACACCCGATTGATCGATCCAATAAAATTGAATTAATCGTTCCCCTCATGGGGATCACGGTTGGTTTGATGAGTTGGCAGTTCAGTACAACATTTCTGTCTCCCTTGATCCGGTCCTTGACCGCTCTTTATTTGGCGATTTTTTTAAAGGGAATCTTGCCAGTCGACAAAGTAAAATCTCACAAGGCGTTTGGTTTTTTTTTCGGAGTCGTTTTGTTTTTAGCTACTTTGTTTTTGGCAGCTTATCAGGCAAGTCTCTATGCCGTTGCGAAGAGTTATTATCAACAAGATGCCGTTCAAGGGAAGAGATGGGTAGATTTGGCCTACCGATTGGCGCCGGGTGCGTTTGATCCTCTTCTTCGTATTGTGGAGACCGAAACCGGACAGGAAGATTATCTTTATGCTGAACAAAAGATAAGGCTCCTTTATCAAGAGTATCCTCATGTATCTTGGGCCCTTTTTTATCAGGCAATGTTGGAAAGGGAGAGGAACCATACTGAAAGTGCTATCGGTTTGCTACAGCATGCCCTAGAGAACGCCGCTTTCTTTGAAAGAGCTAGGAGCGAACTTGAGCTTTTGAAGAAAAGGAGACACCATTGA
- a CDS encoding 4a-hydroxytetrahydrobiopterin dehydratase encodes MSGLSQKKCIPCRGDVSPLSMEQIEPLLPQVPNWVLVRREPMKLQREFKFKDFKEALSFVNRVGDLAEAEGHHPNILIHNWNRVNLELYTHKINGLHENDFILAAKIERLLT; translated from the coding sequence ATGAGTGGGCTTTCGCAAAAAAAATGCATCCCCTGTCGTGGCGATGTTTCACCATTATCAATGGAACAGATTGAGCCTCTTTTGCCACAGGTGCCGAATTGGGTTTTGGTCCGCCGGGAGCCGATGAAGCTCCAGCGCGAGTTCAAGTTCAAGGACTTCAAAGAGGCGCTTTCCTTTGTGAACCGTGTCGGGGATCTCGCCGAGGCGGAGGGGCATCATCCGAATATCCTGATTCATAACTGGAACCGTGTGAATCTGGAACTCTACACACACAAGATCAATGGACTCCATGAAAACGATTTCATCCTCGCTGCGAAAATTGAGAGGCTTCTCACCTAG
- a CDS encoding universal stress protein encodes MLTVLLVVSTTRESPKTVEYALKRVKELNARLVTLCVIDTKLPQAIQEKLADSGFVGDKPGEGFFKDVMEEYRQRGERKLQEICQAAEKLSIPTKGILREGDFIKECLNAIEEEKAYVVIIGKKKISKLSQFIFGSPIKQIESNARCPVEVVEEDKI; translated from the coding sequence ATGCTTACTGTCCTTTTAGTTGTCTCCACCACCCGCGAATCCCCCAAGACAGTTGAATATGCCTTGAAGCGAGTGAAGGAACTCAACGCCCGTCTCGTGACCCTCTGCGTGATCGATACAAAGCTCCCCCAGGCAATCCAGGAAAAGCTCGCGGACTCCGGTTTTGTCGGAGACAAACCGGGCGAGGGCTTTTTTAAAGATGTCATGGAGGAGTATCGTCAACGCGGCGAAAGGAAGCTTCAGGAGATTTGCCAAGCGGCAGAGAAACTTTCTATCCCAACAAAAGGGATCTTGCGGGAGGGAGATTTTATCAAGGAATGCCTGAATGCAATTGAGGAAGAAAAGGCGTACGTCGTGATCATCGGGAAGAAAAAGATATCGAAACTGTCTCAATTTATCTTCGGCTCCCCGATCAAACAGATCGAATCGAACGCGCGATGCCCGGTCGAGGTTGTCGAAGAAGACAAGATCTGA